From one Dermacentor variabilis isolate Ectoservices chromosome 3, ASM5094787v1, whole genome shotgun sequence genomic stretch:
- the LOC142574329 gene encoding uncharacterized protein LOC142574329 codes for MSDNSDTGFPPAEPTELQSAAGEGVEDVEAAVLDFDTTITCEEPDSEQGYADALADLVAEAALELGSPRRLLADELSDDDSLDDDDMKIDEEPPHVDAEGAIRRIEELVQEGEMMLADLQATMMETLAVARRPRLSAHRRFRSRPSQ; via the exons ATGTCCGACAACTCC GACACTGGGTTCCCACCTGCGGAGCCAACGGAACTGCAGTCCGCCGCCGGTGAAGGCGTCGAGGACGTCGAAGCTGCGGTCTTGGACTTCGACACGACCATCACATGTGAGGAGCCCGACAGCGAGCAGG GATACGCGGACGCGCTCGCCGACCTGGTCGCCGAGGCGGCCCTGGAGCTGGGCAGCCCTCGCCGCCTGCTGGCCGACGAGCTGAGCGATGACGACTCgctcgacgacgacgacatgaag ATCGACGAGGAGCCGCCTCACGTCGACGCCGAGGGGGCCATCCGGCGCATCGAGGAGCTGGTGCAGGAGGGCGAGATGATGCTGGCGGACCTGCAGGCCACCATGATGGAGACGCTGGCTGTCGCTCGCCGGCCGCGGCTGTCGGCGCACCGTCGCTTCAGGTCCCGCCCGTCACAGTAG